The Porphyromonadaceae bacterium W3.11 DNA window AGCGGAGGATATACAATCGGAGCTAGATTTTGGAAGTCAGAAATGTTTATGGTTTTGATCCTTGTATAGTCGATGCTAGCACCATTAAGCCTATATGACGGTATTCCGCAACTGGTCATTGAAGTAACCAGAAGAGAAATGATGACGATGAATTTAAGTGCTTTGGTCATTGTTTTCATTCTTTATTCAGCTTTCTATATAAGGTTCTTTCTGAGATATCAAGATCTTCAGCTGTTTGTTTGCGAGCTCCTTTATTCTTTTCTAATACCAGTTCTATATATTTGGTCTCCATCTCCTTGAGGGTAAGGACCTTGTCGCTACTGATGATTTCTTCAATCTCATCTATAGGTATGACATCCTCACTTTTTGGGAAGCGGTGCGTTTCCTCCTGTTTTTGCGGTAGACTAAAAGAGGGTTGCATCGTATTCTGATTTTGTAGAATACGGTATAGCAGTTGGGTTAGCTCACCGAGGTTCCCTTTCATCTCACGCATCATAGTGTATAATGCCCCTAAAGATGCGTTAGGAGGTAGTTGTCCGCCGATGTTCGAGCCACTAGAGGCGTCATCGCCATAGTTCACGTAGCTATTCTGGATGATAGCAGGATGTTTCACTAAAGCATTGGCTGGAAGTTGTCTCTCGAGCATCTCGTAGTCAATGTTCCTATCCTCTGCAATGACACTAATACGCTCTACTAGGTTTCTTAGTTGTCTGATGTTCCCAGGCCATGTGTAGCCCTGTAGCAGTTGCTGAGCATCATCACTTAGTCGAATAGGGGGCATCTGGTACTTATCTGCAAAGTCGGATGCGAATTTTCTGAAGAGGAGCTGAATGTCAGAGCCTCTTTCTCTTAGAGGTGGTAGCTCTATGGTGACGGTATTAAGTCGATAGAACAGGTCTTCACGAAACTTTTTCTTGCTAATCGCTTCAGCTAAGTCTACATTAGTAGCCGCCACCACGCGGATATCTGTCCTCTGAACATCACTTGATCCGACTTTCATGAACTCGCCAGACTCTAATACTCTCAGTAGCCTAGCCTGAGTAGCTAGTGGTAGCTCTCCCACTTCGTCAAGGAAGATAGTCCCCCCATCAGCCACTTCAAAATACCCTTTTCGCTCGTTTACAGCATCAGTAAATGAGCCTTTTTTGTGCCCAAATAGTTCGGAGTCAATTGTTCCTTCCGGAATTGCACCACAATTGACTGCTACATAAGGGCCATGCTTTCGGATACTATTGTGGTGAATTATTTGTGGAAAGCTCTCCTTACCCACACCACTTTCGCCAGTCACAAGTACGCTGACATCCGTGGGGGCTATCATTATAGCTACCTCTATGGCTCTATTCAAGCTTTCGCTATTTCCAATAATTCCAAATCTTTGTTTGGCTCTTTGGATAAGTTCTTTTGAAACCGTTTTGCTCATATTCTTCTATATCATATATCCGCTTCAAAGATACCAAAATTAACAGAAGAGATAGGCAAAATAGCTTTTCCAAGGGGGATCATAGCATTGATTAATGCAACGGCATCAAAATGAGCTAGGTCCGACACTCTTATATCCATTTCGTCTATCTCTTCGTGATCCAATAAGTACTGCCGCATGGTCCCTTCTAGGAGTGGGGTAGAAGGGGTTACCCATCTGCCATCCTTTCCTCTGAAGCAGACGTTGGTGTACGTTGTATCTGTGACAAACCGATTCTTTATGATGAGAGGAATGGCTCCCTCTCGTAGACCGTCACTGTATGTATCTAACGCACTTCTATCAGCATACTTTCGGCTGTAGTCCAATTCAGGTGTCGCTGACCTAAGTATTATAGAGCTTATTGGTCGAAAATGATACGGTGCGAGTTCGGAAGAGATGATGCCTTGTCCGTTATATATAATTCTTAGTTTGTAGTATTCACTTGGATTGATCTCAGGCGAACTTTGTTTTAGCACCTCATCAAGGTCTATGTGGCTGAGTCCTGCAGAACGTACCATCCTTTGAAGATGGTACGCTGCATTCCTTATTTTTCCATCGATAACTGCTATAGTTTCAAGTAAAGTCATTTGGGAAGGTAGATCTTAGCAAGGACCTCTTTGTACTCTCTCTCACATATGCTGTCAATTGTCACACCGCCACCAGAATGGAATATAAGCTGACCACTTGGACTCTGTTCAATGAAACGGATCATCACAGATGTGTCTAGCTCCTCTCCGTCAAAATAACCAGAGATGCCTGAGTAGTAACCGCGATCGTGATGCTCTGCTTCATTGATGACTCTGATGGCTGCCTCTTTGGGTATGCCAGCTATGGAGCCTGCTGGTAGTAGTTTCTCTATTATTTCTCCTAAATGTTCACGCCAGTCGCTAGCCAGCTCGGCTCTGACTTCTGAGCTGACTTGCAGTAGCCCACCATCTTCTGTGTGTATCTCATCTATGTATCTATATCTAGGCACGGATACGTTTTTGCCCACTTTAGCTAGTTCTTCTTCCATGGACTTTACCATATTAGCATGCTCTGCTTGTTCCTTAGGGTCATCCATGATGACTTGTGCTGCGTTAGGAACATCAGTGCTGATGGTTCCTTTCATGGGGTGTGATGAGACAATACCATCTTTATTTACATATATGAATCGTTCGGGTGAGAAGCAGACAAAGCGATTTTCCACTAATACCTTGTACTTAGCTTTAGACGTTAAGTAAATCTCTTTTAGCGATTGATCACATGTGATGTCCGTTGCTAAAGTGAGATTGATTAGGGATATTTCGCCTGCCTTTAGAGCCTTATAAACGATGTCAAAGCGTTTTGCGTATTCGCTTTGTGGCTCAGGGTGCTTGATTAATTCTCTATGCTTCTGAGAGGGTGATATGGAGGTGCTTTTATATCCATAATTCACATATCCGAAGTCAAATGATAAGCTATCTTTGTTGAGATCCTCTTCTTTTGAATCAAGGTCAAAAAGCATTGCTTCGGTCATGGGATAATTGATAAGAAAGAAGAACCTCTTGCCTTCAGTTGATAATTCTGTGAGCCTTCTGAAGAAGGCTTTCATATCATTTTTGTAAATCATAAGTGTATGAATATAGTTGAAATAAACCCCTCCCCTTTCTAAACGTAAAGGTAGCAATAATCTTATAAAGCTTTTTCTTTTTTTGCTTTTTTTATAAGAGGAAATCTCCGCAGCTACTTCCCTTTATTTTGTCATTAGTATCGCTTTTTGGGGTGAGTGTTTTATGAGATTCTTTTCAAGTCAATATTGACTTTTTTATAACGTAATAATTGATAGTTGGCTTTTAGGAATCGAGCGTTATGGTCAGTTGAAATCCATCCTATATGAAACTTTCCTTCTTGTGATATAAAAGAAATATGTTTCCTATAAGAAGCGTTGCGTTTTTATATAACTAATTTTTTGTCAGCTTTTATCTTTCGAAACAACCCCTTGTATTCAAACTTGGATAGGCGTGTTTAGTGTTTTTTTTGTTTCAGTGTCTAGTGTGCTGTGTGCTTTTGATGCGTACAGTAATAGGATAAATTGTAATGTGTGACTAATGGTCAGGACTCTTTCGAGGAGTCTTTAGGCTACCATGTTTGTGTGGTATCAATAGAGGTGATTTTATTGATGATAATTCTTTATCTTTTTTAGGATTTTAATGTGAAAAATGGGGTAAAAGTCATAGATATAAATATAAGTTAGCTGTATTCCCCTTAACTTATACTTAATTATTTATAACATTAAAATGTTAGGTTGTAATTTAATTAATGGTTACATTTGTAGCTGACTAGTGCGTGCTTTTGGCAGTGACTGTTAAAAAGCACGCAATGTATCCACAATGATAAAAAGATTGATATGTTAATTGATTTGCGAAAACTAACGGTGCTATTCTGTGGGTTGATGATTATTCTTGCTACTTCCTGTAAAGAAAATGGTGAGGGGAACCCTGTGGTAGAACCTTCTCTGACTATAAATAGTCAAATTTCACCAATGAGGGCCTATGATTCATCATGGGAGGCTAATGATATGATAGGTGTATATGCAGTGCATAGTGGAGCCTCATTATCAGATGGTGTAGTGTATGAGAATGTAACCAATTATAAGTTTGTTACAGACGGTACAGGTCTGTTCCAATCTTCTGGGAATTCTATTAAATTGAAACCTGGTAAGAATATTAATGTAATAGCTTACTATCCATATTATAATAATGTTGGTGATGACTTTAGGATACCTCTAGATGTCTCAGATCAAAGTAATCCATCTTCATTAGATCTGCTCTATGGTCAGAGTACGACATCAGCTAGTTTAGCTAACCCTCGGGTTTCTCTACTGTTTGATCATAAACTTAGCCAGTTGAGACTGACTCTTGTAGCTCAAGATGGCTCTGACTTAGATGGCGTACAGTCTATTCTTGATGGAACTATTGTTAAGGGTTCTTTTGATATCTCTACTGGAGAGGTGATTTTGGGTAGTCAGAAAGGTGCGCTTTCAGGTCATTTGAATAGTGAGAATGGTGGTACAGTCTCTCTTAGCTATATGTTACTGCCAGGGCAGTGGCTAAAAAATGCTGTAGTAACTTTTATTGTTAATGGAAAAAGGTATTCTCATAAAATAACTGAGACCGAAGCCATAATGCTAGAGGGGGGCTATCGCTATACATTACCTTTTGCCATCTCTAGTGCCGGTACTCTTCAATTATTAGTTGATGGTGCTATTATCGATCCTATGGAGGATGGTGATGCCAGTGATGTGGTAGGAGAGGAAGATGGAGTATCAACTACTGAGGATCTAGAAATTCCTGCTGATAATACTAGTGGAGAGTTGGTTAAGACGATTGCCATCGACGCCAAAAGTAATGAGACATGGACAGCTGTTTCAGATCATAGCTTCGTAAAACTTTCTCAGTCCACAACCCAAGGTCCTGGAGATCTCACTATTACGTTAGAAGAGAATCCAACCTATGAGGAGCGTAGGGCAAAGGTTGTGATAACCATCGTTCCGAAGAATAATACTGTCTCTACTAGGGCTCAAGGTGAGAAGAGGGTAAGAGTCATTAACATTGTTCAGGCTGCAAAGAAGAAGCCACAAGGAGAAGCGAACTTGATATTGCTCGAAGCTCCATTTACCAATGATTTAGAAGGCTTTACTGGAGTATCTGTTTTAGGTGATTATAAGTGGATACATAGTTCTAATAAGAATGGACAGACCTATGCTAAGATGTCTGGATACAATGCTGTCGAGAAAAGAGCTTATGCTAATGAGGATTGGCTGATTTCTCCACAGTTTGATATGACCGGAGCTACCATTGCTAAACTTACATTCAAGCACGCTATCAATTTTGCCTCTAACATGCAAAACGAAGCAACGCTTTATTTCTCTCTGGACTATAAGGATAATGTACAGACAGCAAAATGGATTAAGGTGGATATAAAGAACTATCCATCTACCAATGGATGGGACTTTGTGGAGTCTGGCGAGATATTGTTCCCTGAGGAGGTCTTGGGTCAGAGTAATGTCCGTTTTGCCTTTAAGTACGTTAGTACAGATAGCAATGCCAGTACATGGGAGATCAATAATTTGGTAGTTAAGGCTGATGCTGGTAAGGTGATAGGTGGAGCAGATCCAACTCCAGGTCCAGATCCAGAACCAGATCCAGGACAGCCAAGTGACGAAAGAGCACATTATATGGAAATCCCTGTTGTATATAAGGGTAAGATGACCGACGGTTTGTATCACATGCACATGGTACCGGATAGCTATTTTGCAGGAGGGTCAACTGTAGGAGGAAAGCGTCGTAATTATACTCTATACATTTCTAAGAATAGCAGGATGCCATATTGGGTGGCTTATCCTATGTATCCAGACTGCATGGGGAATGTTAAGAGAACAAATGCGTGGGGATGGGATCCAGAGATTCCAAAAGAGTATCAACCTGACTTAAGGAGATCATACTCTATGAGTCAAAGTAGAGGCCATATGCTGGCTAGTAGTGCTAGAACTGCTACTAGCAATTTGAATAAAACGACATTCTACTTTAG harbors:
- a CDS encoding sigma-54 dependent transcriptional regulator gives rise to the protein MSKTVSKELIQRAKQRFGIIGNSESLNRAIEVAIMIAPTDVSVLVTGESGVGKESFPQIIHHNSIRKHGPYVAVNCGAIPEGTIDSELFGHKKGSFTDAVNERKGYFEVADGGTIFLDEVGELPLATQARLLRVLESGEFMKVGSSDVQRTDIRVVAATNVDLAEAISKKKFREDLFYRLNTVTIELPPLRERGSDIQLLFRKFASDFADKYQMPPIRLSDDAQQLLQGYTWPGNIRQLRNLVERISVIAEDRNIDYEMLERQLPANALVKHPAIIQNSYVNYGDDASSGSNIGGQLPPNASLGALYTMMREMKGNLGELTQLLYRILQNQNTMQPSFSLPQKQEETHRFPKSEDVIPIDEIEEIISSDKVLTLKEMETKYIELVLEKNKGARKQTAEDLDISERTLYRKLNKE
- a CDS encoding DNA/RNA non-specific endonuclease yields the protein MLIDLRKLTVLFCGLMIILATSCKENGEGNPVVEPSLTINSQISPMRAYDSSWEANDMIGVYAVHSGASLSDGVVYENVTNYKFVTDGTGLFQSSGNSIKLKPGKNINVIAYYPYYNNVGDDFRIPLDVSDQSNPSSLDLLYGQSTTSASLANPRVSLLFDHKLSQLRLTLVAQDGSDLDGVQSILDGTIVKGSFDISTGEVILGSQKGALSGHLNSENGGTVSLSYMLLPGQWLKNAVVTFIVNGKRYSHKITETEAIMLEGGYRYTLPFAISSAGTLQLLVDGAIIDPMEDGDASDVVGEEDGVSTTEDLEIPADNTSGELVKTIAIDAKSNETWTAVSDHSFVKLSQSTTQGPGDLTITLEENPTYEERRAKVVITIVPKNNTVSTRAQGEKRVRVINIVQAAKKKPQGEANLILLEAPFTNDLEGFTGVSVLGDYKWIHSSNKNGQTYAKMSGYNAVEKRAYANEDWLISPQFDMTGATIAKLTFKHAINFASNMQNEATLYFSLDYKDNVQTAKWIKVDIKNYPSTNGWDFVESGEILFPEEVLGQSNVRFAFKYVSTDSNASTWEINNLVVKADAGKVIGGADPTPGPDPEPDPGQPSDERAHYMEIPVVYKGKMTDGLYHMHMVPDSYFAGGSTVGGKRRNYTLYISKNSRMPYWVAYPMYPDCMGNVKRTNAWGWDPEIPKEYQPDLRRSYSMSQSRGHMLASSARTATSNLNKTTFYFSNMIPQYQTHNGGNWKAFEDLEKSWGSKNDNDTIYVVTGPIFDPNTSNTCVDKSGNQIPIPDYSWKVMLRYDRKDQKYYSIAVKMPNNRINSKWYDHITTVAALEKELGVTFFTHLPKDVANEVKNQKDRSKW
- a CDS encoding aminotransferase class IV — translated: MTLLETIAVIDGKIRNAAYHLQRMVRSAGLSHIDLDEVLKQSSPEINPSEYYKLRIIYNGQGIISSELAPYHFRPISSIILRSATPELDYSRKYADRSALDTYSDGLREGAIPLIIKNRFVTDTTYTNVCFRGKDGRWVTPSTPLLEGTMRQYLLDHEEIDEMDIRVSDLAHFDAVALINAMIPLGKAILPISSVNFGIFEADI
- a CDS encoding aminodeoxychorismate synthase component I; its protein translation is MIYKNDMKAFFRRLTELSTEGKRFFFLINYPMTEAMLFDLDSKEEDLNKDSLSFDFGYVNYGYKSTSISPSQKHRELIKHPEPQSEYAKRFDIVYKALKAGEISLINLTLATDITCDQSLKEIYLTSKAKYKVLVENRFVCFSPERFIYVNKDGIVSSHPMKGTISTDVPNAAQVIMDDPKEQAEHANMVKSMEEELAKVGKNVSVPRYRYIDEIHTEDGGLLQVSSEVRAELASDWREHLGEIIEKLLPAGSIAGIPKEAAIRVINEAEHHDRGYYSGISGYFDGEELDTSVMIRFIEQSPSGQLIFHSGGGVTIDSICEREYKEVLAKIYLPK